Proteins found in one Perca fluviatilis chromosome 9, GENO_Pfluv_1.0, whole genome shotgun sequence genomic segment:
- the ctbs gene encoding di-N-acetylchitobiase isoform X1 — protein sequence MFWFHLFLSSILVCRATVCPCERPELCQQIREERDFEVFVFDVGGKTWKSYNWSMVTTVATFGKYDAELMCYAHAKGARVVLKGDVHLSYIVNQHNRTAWITKKVNLAKSQFMDGINIDIEQAVDEGSPEYYALTDLVKETTETFHREIPGSQVSFDVAWSPNCIDKRCYDYATIAESCDLLFVMSYDEQSQITGDCIAMANAPLSQTLNGYAQFLSLKIDPKKLVMGVPWYGYDYPCLNFSQEGVCFIIKVPFRGAPCSDAAGTQKTYKWIMKQVNSSLSGRLWDDKQQAPYFNYKDQKGQIHQVWYDDPQSICPKAESVKSKGMRGIGMWNGNILDYRDEAVARQQSAMMWNALLGC from the exons ATGTTCTGgtttcatctgtttttgtcatcGATCCTGGTGTGCCGGGCTACAGTGTGTCCGTGTGAGAGACCGGAGCTATGTCAGCAGATCCGCGAGGAGAGAGACTTTGAG gtgtttgtgtttgatgtGGGTGGAAAGACATGGAAGTCTTACAACTGGAGCATGGTGACGACAGTGGCAACGTTTGGAAAATATGATGCTGAGCTCATGTGTTACGCTCACGCAAAAGGAGCACGAGTTGTACTTAAAG GTGACGTTCACCTCTCCTACATTGTGAATCAACATAACAGGACGGCGTGGATAACCAAGAAGGTCAACTTGGCCAAGAGTCAATTTATGGATGGGATCAACATAGACATCGAACAAGCAGTAGACGAAGGCTCGCCAGAGTATTATGCTTTGACAGACCTGGTCAAAGAGACCACTGAGACCTTCCACAGGGAGATCCCAGGTTCCCAG GTCTCGTTTGACGTTGCCTGGTCACCAAATTGTATTGACAAGCGCTGCTATGATTACGCTACCATCGCTGAATCCTGCGACCTGCTGTTTGTGATGTCCTATGATGAACAGAGCCAGATCACGGGGGACTGTATTGCAATGGCAAATGCCCCACTCTCTCAAACACTGAATG GTTATGCCCAATTTTTGAGTCTGAAGATCGATCCAAAGAAGCTAGTGATGGGAGTGCCATGGTACGGCTATGACTACCCATGTCTCAACTTTTCCCAG GAGGGAGTATGTTTTATAATCAAAGTTCCTTTCCGTGGAGCCCCCTGCAGTGATGCAGCTGGAACACAGAAAACCTACAAGTGGATCATGAAGCAGGTCAACAGCTCATTGTCTGGCAGGCTCTGGGACGACAAGCAGCAAGCTCCTTACTTCAATTACAAG GACCAGAAAGGACAGATTCATCAGGTTTGGTATGATGACCCACAGAGTATTTGTCCCAAGGCAGAGTCGGTGAAATCTAAAGGTATGAGGGGCATTGGCATGTGGAATGGCAACATCTTGGACTACAGAGATGAAGCAGTCGCCAGGCAGCAGTCCGCAATGATGTGGAATGCACTCTTAGGATGCTAG
- the spata1 gene encoding spermatogenesis-associated protein 1, whose translation MELSCESVRYPEDRRPASCKFVELHVLYVPDDQWNMKLNKVPAEAIENFISAGFIRVYPDITLKTLRSELGALLGAERSINKFSFLKCVGRSLALVKSTQERDLKVKTFAPPYAPQPELYLLPTVENDSSVCSQSLSPDTSSSSPDHQTYYQPPKTCSLSAGTKEPVKFPLIPQCSHQPPPTPSLEEEEEDEEQSYNSSEAEAENEEENISSNKLEWAEQECCPRKPLNQRAPQPVSRNKGCEADSAQVKESPEKKETCRKKKQYHRQNRAARDLGVAQSLEDRDSGFSLTDGLGKPKDVHALKSIRNKPTSGVTERPAVLSRSVGLTSPPSGLDLAVVTQKTTASPVFHTNREELIEEIKLVRDERKQLEWTRQELLRKGKDLLAQNRHRRNQARDSWKKKYFETKKATAPLEENLRNLRQELETFYNKLLHQLQARDNRGKPRRQGRSSIKNELIIQIMTESHEIDNLKRKVEDAKMKLVTEIKLRKQAATELRALKAELAQKKSQSSHPGPTSSLCFGNTTRDRPQIQSTSI comes from the exons ATGGAGCTGTCCTGTGAGTCCGTGAGGTATCCTGAGGACAGAAGACCGGCCAGTTGCAAG ttcGTGGAGCTCCATGTGCTGTATGTGCCAGATGACCAGTGGAATATGAAGCTTAATAAAGTCCCTGCTGAAGCCATAGAGAACTTCATATCTGCCGGCTTTATCAG GGTTTATCCTGACATCACCTTGAAAACTCTGAGAAGCGAGCTGGGAGCTCTTCTTGGTGCTGAGAGGAGCATCAACAAATTCTCCTTCCTGAAATGTGTGGGGCGCAGTTTGGCACTG GTCAAGAGCACACAGGAGAGGGATCTGAAAGTGAAAACCTTTGCTCCACCGTAT GCCCCACAGCCAGAGCTTTACCTGCTGCCCACTGTGGAGAATGACAGCAGTGTTTGCTCCCAGTCTCTCAGCCCAGACACCAGCAGCAGCTCTCCAGACCACCAGACCTATTACCAACCTCCCAAGACGTGCAGCCTGTCAGCAGGAACAAAGGAGCCTGTTAAATTCCCCCTTATCCCCCAGTGTTCCCATCAGCCACCTCCCACCCCCAGCcttgaagaggaggaggaagatgaggagcaGAGCTATAATTCTTCAGAGGCAGAAGCAGAAAATGAAGAGGAGAATATCTCTTCCAACAAGTTAGAGTGGGCAGAGCAGGAATGTTGCCCAAGGAAGCCTCTGAATCAAAGGGCCCCACAGCCAGTTTCACGGAATAAAG GGTGTGAAGCTGATTCAGCTCAGGTGAAGGAGTcgccagaaaaaaaagaaacctgcaGAAAGAAGAAACAGTACCACAGACAGAACAGAGCGGCCAGAGATTTAGGAGTCGCCCAGTCTCTGGAGGACAGAGATTCAGGCTTCTCCCTCACAGATGG GCTCGGGAAACCAAAAGATGTACATGCACTGAAGTCCATCAGGAATAAACCAACAAGTGGA GTGACAGAAAGACCAGCTGTGTTGTCTCGGTCTGTTGGGCTTACCTCCCCTCCTTCAGGACTAGACTTGGCCGTGGTCACTCAAAAAACGACTGCCTCTCCTGTCTTTCACACAAACA GAGAGGAACTGATCGAGGAAATCAAGCTGGTGAGGGACGAGAGAAAGCAGCTGGAGTGGACAAGGCAAGAGTTGCTAAGAAAGGGGAAAGATTTGTTGGCTCAAAATCGACACCGCAGGAACCAAG CACGTGACAGCTGGAAGAAGAAATACTTTGAAACCAAGAAAGCCACAGCACCACTGGAGGAAAATCTGAGAAACTTACGACAGGAGTTGGAGACATTTTACAACAAACTGTTGCACCAGCTCCAGGCCAGAGACAACAGAGGGAAGCCAAGACGACAGGGCAGATCTTCCATAAAG AATGAGCTCATCATTCAGATCATGACAGAGAGCCATGAGATTGACAACCTGAAGAGGAAGGTAGAGGATGCCAAGATGAAGCTGGTAACAGAGATAAAG TTGAGAAAGCAGGCTGCCACAGAGCTGAGGGCCCTGAAGGCTGAGCTGGCCCAGAAGAAGAGCCAGTCCTCTCATCCTGGTCCCACATCCTCTCTGTGTTTTGGAAATACCACACGGGACAGACCGCAAATTCAAAGCACCTCAATCTAA
- the LOC120565360 gene encoding guanine nucleotide-binding protein G(I)/G(S)/G(O) subunit gamma-5, translated as MSGSSSVVAMKKIVQQLRLEAGINRVKVSQAAADLQQFCLQNAQQDSLLTGMSSSNNPFRPQKVCSFL; from the exons ATGTCGGGATCATCCAGCGTCGTGGCGATGAAGAAAATTGTACAACAGTTACGCCTTGAAGCTGGCATAAACAGGGTTAAG GTGTCCCAGGCCGCAGCGGACCTGCAGCAGTTCTGCCTTCAGAACGCCCAGCAGGACTCGCTGCTCACCGGCATGTCGTCGAGCAACAACCCGTTCAGACCGCAGAAAGTCTGCTCCTTCCTATAG
- the ctbs gene encoding di-N-acetylchitobiase isoform X2 — protein MFWFHLFLSSILVCRATVCPCERPELCQQIREERDFEVFVFDVGGKTWKSYNWSMVTTVATFGKYDAELMCYAHAKGARVVLKGDVHLSYIVNQHNRTAWITKKVNLAKSQFMDGINIDIEQAVDEGSPEYYALTDLVKETTETFHREIPGSQVSFDVAWSPNCIDKRCYDYATIAESCDLLFVMSYDEQSQITGDCIAMANAPLSQTLNGYAQFLSLKIDPKKLVMGVPWYGYDYPCLNFSQEGVCFIIKVPFRGAPCSDAAGTQKTYKWIMKQVNSSLSGRLWDDKQQAPYFNYKKGQIHQVWYDDPQSICPKAESVKSKGMRGIGMWNGNILDYRDEAVARQQSAMMWNALLGC, from the exons ATGTTCTGgtttcatctgtttttgtcatcGATCCTGGTGTGCCGGGCTACAGTGTGTCCGTGTGAGAGACCGGAGCTATGTCAGCAGATCCGCGAGGAGAGAGACTTTGAG gtgtttgtgtttgatgtGGGTGGAAAGACATGGAAGTCTTACAACTGGAGCATGGTGACGACAGTGGCAACGTTTGGAAAATATGATGCTGAGCTCATGTGTTACGCTCACGCAAAAGGAGCACGAGTTGTACTTAAAG GTGACGTTCACCTCTCCTACATTGTGAATCAACATAACAGGACGGCGTGGATAACCAAGAAGGTCAACTTGGCCAAGAGTCAATTTATGGATGGGATCAACATAGACATCGAACAAGCAGTAGACGAAGGCTCGCCAGAGTATTATGCTTTGACAGACCTGGTCAAAGAGACCACTGAGACCTTCCACAGGGAGATCCCAGGTTCCCAG GTCTCGTTTGACGTTGCCTGGTCACCAAATTGTATTGACAAGCGCTGCTATGATTACGCTACCATCGCTGAATCCTGCGACCTGCTGTTTGTGATGTCCTATGATGAACAGAGCCAGATCACGGGGGACTGTATTGCAATGGCAAATGCCCCACTCTCTCAAACACTGAATG GTTATGCCCAATTTTTGAGTCTGAAGATCGATCCAAAGAAGCTAGTGATGGGAGTGCCATGGTACGGCTATGACTACCCATGTCTCAACTTTTCCCAG GAGGGAGTATGTTTTATAATCAAAGTTCCTTTCCGTGGAGCCCCCTGCAGTGATGCAGCTGGAACACAGAAAACCTACAAGTGGATCATGAAGCAGGTCAACAGCTCATTGTCTGGCAGGCTCTGGGACGACAAGCAGCAAGCTCCTTACTTCAATTACAAG AAAGGACAGATTCATCAGGTTTGGTATGATGACCCACAGAGTATTTGTCCCAAGGCAGAGTCGGTGAAATCTAAAGGTATGAGGGGCATTGGCATGTGGAATGGCAACATCTTGGACTACAGAGATGAAGCAGTCGCCAGGCAGCAGTCCGCAATGATGTGGAATGCACTCTTAGGATGCTAG
- the vtg2 gene encoding vitellogenin 2 — MRVLVLAFTVAFAAGNQVNFAPEFATGKSYVYKYEAFVMGGLPEEGLARAGVKVISKVLISAASANTFVLKLVDPEIFEYSDIWPKDAFIPATKLTSALVAQLLTPIKFEYANGVVGKVFAPAGVSETVLNVFRGILNIFQLNIKKTQNVYELQEPGVQGVCKTHYIISEDAKADRILLSKTKDLNHCQERIIKDIGLAYTETCAECEARGKSLNGAAAFSYIMKPAATGSLILEATGTELIQFSPFNIMNGAAQMEAKQILTFIEIATAAVEHIRDDVPYVHRGSLQYEFDTELLQIPIQLLKISNAEAQIVEILNHLVTSNVAMVHEDAPLKFIELIQLLRVARFESIEALWTRFKAKAEYRHWILNAVPAIGTLAALKFFKEKFLAGELSIAEAAQAFLASVQMVTADLEVIKLAEDLAMNPKIQENPVLREIVMLGYGTLVAKYCAEDPTCPAELVRPIHELVIQAVARGEIEEVIITLKVLGNAGHPASLKPIMKLLPGFGSAAAGLPHRVHIDAVLALRNIAKKEPKMIQEMAVQLFMENGLHPELRMVAAIVMFETKLPMGLVTTLANVLLKENNLQIVSFVYSYMKAMTKNTAPDFASVAAACNVAVKLLSPKFDRMSYRFSRTFYLDTYHNPLMMGAAASAFYVNNAATLFPRTIVAKARTYFAGAYADVLELGVRTEGMQEALLKIQKSPENADRMTKMKQIIKALSEWRAHPSSQPLASVYVKFFGQEIAFANIDKAIIDQIIELSRGPAIHTYGRNALNAVMSGFAFHFTKPMLVAEVRRIFPTTVGLPMELSFYTAAVAAASVDLQATVTPPLPADFNAAQLLKSDINIKAAITSSVSMHTYAVMGVNTAFVQATLMSKARVHTTVPAKMEARINMIKGNFKLQFLPVQGIDKIATVFVDTFAVARNVEDLAAAKITPVVPAEVAAQTSRETFSSKISRIASSLADDMSASSEILPVDLPSRIVPKAFEKKMCAVIETFGIKACTEIESRNAAFIKNCPLYIIIGKHAVVVEVAPAAGTVVEKIEIEVQVGDRAVEKILKVINLSEEEEIIEDKNVLMKLKKILVPGLKNSTAASSSSSSSRSSSSSSASSKSSSSSSSSSSSRSSSSSSSRSSSSSSSRSKSKAVGKASKRLSSSSSARSSSASSSQSSLMSSSPSSSSSSSSSSSSSSSRSRSLSKQQLYEMKFIKNHIHQHALSTARANSKSSAYSFETIYNKAKYLSNALAPIVTILIRAVRTDDKVQGYQITAYFDRETARLQVIFANLAENDNWRICADGVMLSDHKLMAKIAWGIECKQYKTEITAETGLVGKDPAVGVKVAWDKLPKSMIRYAKRISQYISCNAKEYGVSLVKAKNVRNQIRLSVAAASETSLNVVLKTPKRTLYIFGVALPIALPIGDTAAELGSYQSNWADKISYMLTKAHAAECSMVKDTVITFNNRKYKNEMPHSCSQVLAQDCTPELKFIVLLKRDQPEEQNKINVKIGNIDVDLHPKGSVIIVKVNGVEIPINNLPYQHPTGKIQIRQKGEGIALHAPSHGLQEVYIDLNELKVKVVDWMRGQTCGLCGKADGEIRQEYRTPNKRLTKNAVSYAHSWVLSGKSCRDASECYMKLESVKLEKQVILHGQVSKCYSVEPVLRCLAGCMPVRTTTATVGYHCLPTNSNLNVYEGLSSIYEKSIDLIETAEAHLACRCAAQCA; from the exons ATGAGGGTGCTTGTGCTAGCCTTCACTGTGGCCTTTGCTG cGGGTAACCAGGTCAACTTTG CTCCAGAGTTTGCCACTGGAAAGTCCTACGTCTACAAATATGAGGCCTTTGTTATGGGCGGCCTTcctgaggagggtctggcacgCGCCGGAGTGAAAGTCATCAGCAAAGTTTTAATCAGTGCTGCAAGTGCCAACACCTTTGTGCTGAAg CTTGTAGACCCGGAAATCTTTGAGTACAGTGACATCTGGCCCAAAGATGCTTTCATCCCAGCCACCAAGCTCACTTCAGCCCTGGTTGCTCAGCTCTTGACACCCATCAAGTTTGAGTATGCGAATGGTGTTGTCGGCAAAGTGTTTGCACCCGCTGGCGTCTCTGAAACTGTGCTGAATGTCTTCAGAGGAATCCTCAACATCTTCCAGCTGAATATCAAGAAGACTCAGAATGTGTATGAGCTGCAAGAG CCTGGAGTACAGGGTGTGTGCAAAACCCACTACATCATCAGTGAGGACGCAAAGGCTGACCGCATCCTGTTGTCCAAGACTAAGGACCTGAACCATTGCCAGGAGAGAATCATTAAGGACATCGGCTTGGCTTACACAGAAACATGCGCTGAGTGTGAGGCT AGAGGAAAGAGCCTGAACGGAGCCGCTGCTTTTAGCTACATCATGAAGCCAGCAGCCACAGGTTCTTTGATCTTGGAGGCAACTGGTACAGAGCTCATCCAGTTCTCACCTTTCAACATCATGAATGGCGCTGCCCAGATGGAGGCTAA GCAAATCCTGACCTTCATTGAGATCGCGACGGCCGCAGTGGAACACATCAGAGATGATGTTCCATATGTTCACCGTGGATCCCTGCAGTACGAGTTTGACACCGAGCTTCTCCAGATACCCATCCAGCTTCTGAAGATCAGCAATGCCGAGGCACAG ATTGTTGAGATTCTAAACCACCTGGTGACTTCCAATGTGGCCATGGTCCACGAAGATGCCCCTCTGAAATTCATTGAGCTCATCCAGCTGCTACGTGTGGCCAGATTTGAGAGTATTGAGGCCCTCTGGACTCGGTTCAAAGCTAAAGCCGAATACAG GCACTGGATCCTAAATGCTGTCCCTGCCATTGGTACTCTTGCTGCTTTAAAGTTCTTCAAGGAGAAGTTCCTCGCTGGGGAGTTGAGTATTGCCGAAGCTGCTCAAGCATTTCTGGCATCTGTCCAAATGGTGACAGCCGACCTGGAGGTTATCAAGCTTGCCGAG GACCTGGCCATGAACCCCAAGATACAAGAAAACCCAGTTCTGCGTGAGATTGTCATGCTGGGCTACGGCACCCTGGTTGCTAAATACTGTGCAGAGGACCCAACTTGCCCAGCTGAGCTAGTGAGG CCCATCCATGAACTTGTTATTCAGGCTGTTGCCAGAGGTGAAATTGAGGAGGTCATTATCACTCTCAAAGTCCTGGGTAATGCTGGACATCCTGCCAGCCTGAAGCCAATCATGAAGCTCCTGCCTGGCTTTGGAAGTGCTGCTGCTGGCCTGCCACACAGAGTTCACATTGATGCTGTTTTGGCCCTGAGGAACATTGCTAAGAAGGAGCCCAAGATG ATCCAGGAAATGGCTGTTCAGCTGTTCATGGAGAACGGTCTCCACCCAGAGCTACGAATGGTTGCTGCTATCGTAATGTTTGAGACCAAGCTGCCAATGGGTCTGGTGACTACTCTCGCCAATGTCCTCTTgaaagaaaataatctgcagattgtTAGCTTTGTCTACTCCTACATGAAAGCCATGACCAAGAACACCGCTCCTGATTTTGCCTCTGT TGCTGCTGCATGTAACGTTGCTGTGAAGCTCCTTAGCCCCAAATTTGACAGAATGAGCTATCGCTTCAGCAGAACTTTCTATTTAGATACCTACCACA ACCCCTTGATGATGGGTGCTGCTGCTAGCGCCTTCTATGTTAACAATGCTGCAACTCTTTTTCCAAGAACCATTGTGGCCAAAGCTCGCACCTACTTTGCAGGAGCTTATGCTGATGTCCTTGAG ctTGGAGTAAGAACTGAGGGAATGCAGGAGGCCCTTCTGAAAATACAAAAGTCTCCAGAGAATGCTGACAGGATGACGAAGATGAAACAAATTATAAAGGCT CTTTCTGAGTGGAGGGCTCATCCTTCCAGCCAGCCTCTGGCCTCTGTGTATGTGAAATTCTTTGGACAGGAAATCGCATTTGCCAACATTGACAAAGCCATTATTGATCAGATTATTGAG ctttcCAGAGGACCAGCAATCCACACTTATGGCAGGAATGCTTTGAATGCTGTGATGTCTGGGTTCGCATTTCATTTCACAAAACCAATGCTGGTTGCTGAAGTTCGTCGCATCTTTCCCACCACCGTTGGTCTGCCTATGGAGCTCAGTTTCTATACTGCTGCTGTGGCTGCTGCCTCTGTTGACC TCCAAGCCACTGTGACACCACCTCTGCCTGCGGACTTCAATGCTGCCCAGCTTCTGAAGTCTGACATCAACATCAAGGCTGCCATTACTTCAAG TGTGTCCATGCATACCTACGCAGTTATGGGAGTGAATACTGCTTTCGTCCAGGCTACCCTGATGTCAAAAGCCAGAGTTCACACAACTGTTCCTGCAAAGATGGAAGCAAGAATTAACATGATTAAGGGGAACTTCAAGCTGCAGTTCCTGCCTGTTCAGGGCATCGATAAGATTGCAACTGTATT TGTTGATACTTTTGCTGTTGCAAGAAATGTGGAAGACCTTGCAGCTGCCAAAATCACACCAGTGGTTCCAGCTGAAGTTGCAGCACAGACATCAAGGGAAACCTTTTCTTCAAAGATTTCAAGGATAGCATCCTCTCTGGCTGATGATATG TCAGCGTCATCTGAAATCCTTCCTGTTGACTTGCCAAGTAGAATTGTCCCCAAGGcctttgaaaagaaaatgtgtgctGTAATCGAAACCTTTGGAATCAAGGCATGCACTGAGATTGAATCTCGCAACGCAGCCTTCATCAAAAACTGCCCACTCTACATCATAATTGGAAAACATGCGGTCGTTGTTGAGGTTGCTCCAG CTGCCGGAACAGTCGTCGAGAAGATTGAAATTGAGGTTCAGGTTGGAGATAGGGCAGTAGAAAAGATCCTCAAAGTGATTAACCTGAGCGAGGAAGAGGAAATAATTGAGGACAAAAACGTCCTGATGAAACTCAAGAAAATCCTGGTTCCTGGTCTGAAGAACAGCACAGCAGCATCCTCCAGCTCCAGCAGCTCCCGCTCCAGCAGCTCCTCCTCTGCATCATCCAagtcctcctccagctcctcctccagctcctcctccagatcctcctccagctcctcctccagatcctcctccagctcctcctctcGCTCCAAGAGCAAGGCAGTTGGCAAGGCATCAAAGAGACTGAGCAGCTCCTCCAGCGCACGCTCCAGCAGTGCTTCAAGCAGCCAGTCTTCTCTCATGTCCAGCAGCCCCTcctccagctccagctccagctccagctccagctccagctcctCCAGGTCCAGATCATTGTCCAAG CAACAACTGTATGAAATGAAGTTTATCAAGAACCACATCCACCag CATGCCCTCTCCACAGCCCGTGCCAACAGCAAGAGCAGTGCCTACAGCTTCGAGACCATCTACAATAAG GCCAAGTACCTCTCTAATGCTCTCGCTCCTATTGTGACTATTCTCATCCGTGCTGTGAGAACTGATGACAAGGTTCAGGGATACCAGATTACAGCTTACTTTGACAGAGAAACTGCCAGACTTCAGGTCATTTTTGCCAACCTGGCTGAGAATGACAACTGGAGAATCTGTGCCGATGGTGTGATGCTGAGCGACCACAAGCTGATG GCCAAGATTGCCTGGGGCATTGAGTGCAAACAATACAAGACTGAGATCACGGCTGAGACTGGTCTTGTGGGTAAAGACCCTGCAGTCGGTGTTAAGGTTGCCTGGGACAAACTTCCAAAGAGCATGATACGCTATGCAAAAAG GATCTCTCAGTACATTTCCTGCAACGCTAAGGAATATGGAGTAAGCCTGGTAAAGGCAAAAAATGTCCGTAATCAGATCAGACTTTCTGTGGCTGCAGCTTCTGAGACAAGCCTGAATGTTGTGCTGAAGACACCAAAG AGGACATTATACATATTTGGTGTGGCTCTCCCTATTGCTCTGCCAATTGGTGACACTGCTGCTGAGTTAGGATCCTACCAAAGCAACTGGGCTGACAAGATCTCCTACATGCTCACCAAGGCTCATGCAG CTGAGTGTTCCATGGTCAAAGACACAGTGATCACATTCAACAACAGGAAATACAAGAACGAGATGCCCCACTCTTGCTCCCAGGTTTTGGCTCAGGATTGTACCCCGGAACTTAAATTCATTGTTCTGCTGAAGAGGGATCAACCAGAGGAACAGAACAAGATCAATGTGAAGATCGGAAACAT TGATGTGGACCTGCATCCGAAGGGCAGTGTTATCATAGTGAAGGTTAACGGAGTAGAAATCCCTATCAACAACCTGCCATATCAGCATCCTacag GCAAAATTCAGATCAGACAGAAAGGTGAGGGTATTGCGCTCCATGCTCCCAGCCATGGTCTCCAAGAGGTCTACATTGATCTGAACGAGCTGAAG GTCAAAGTTGTGGACTGGATGAGAGGACAGACCTGTGGACTCTGTGGAAAGGCTGACGGAGAAATCAGACAGGAGTACCGCACACCCAACAAACGCCTGACCAAGAACGCAGTCAGCTATGCTCATTCCTGGGTTCTATCAGGAAAGAGCTGCCGGGATGCCTCTG AGTGTTACATGAAGCTTGAATCTGTGAAGCTGGAGAAGCAGGTGATCCTCCATGGCCAAGTGTCCAAATGCTACTCTGTTGAGCCCGTGCTGCGTTGCCTGGCCGGCTGCATGCCTGTGAGGACAACGACTGCCACTGTTGGCTACCACTGCCTGCCCACTA ATTCTAACCTGAACGTCTATGAGGGTCTGAGCAGCATCTATGAGAAGAGCATTGACCTGATCGAAACAGCAGAAGCCCACCTGGCCTGTCGCTGCGCTGCTCAGTGCGCTTAA